In Anaerobranca californiensis DSM 14826, a single genomic region encodes these proteins:
- a CDS encoding N-acetylmuramoyl-L-alanine amidase family protein encodes MSNIYKANSLVNLNLEGVIMRNRKLYNRKTYNGKLYTKKSTNKKKLLTIIFLLISFSIFLFRLNFFNSEQESTLSLKRKLKIPTDSKNVTQEIPNNQLPQQNFFQGVTVFQEDKNNFIRFNFTNLDKSEVKVLDDNENIKITVNSVQNTEDFLNISHLINNVKIKVDRKTITFHLDKRPLEERGQRYLIQQTPQYIQLKILSPGLQGRRIVIDPGHGGIDPGAVGSTGITEKEVVLPIALKLKELLQKEGAEVILTRYTDERPFPGTYHNDLIQRVEFAANFNADMFISLHNNANDIKSVRGIETLYNKNTLNGLQSRELAILVQQHLVSAFTARDRGVVNRNNIQLRGENFISVLPEILFITNPEDEKIILRADFAEKAAQSLFNAIKEYYSN; translated from the coding sequence TTGTCGAATATATATAAAGCTAATAGTTTAGTGAATTTAAATTTAGAAGGTGTTATTATGAGAAACAGAAAGTTATATAATAGAAAGACATATAATGGAAAATTATATACTAAAAAGTCGACAAATAAGAAAAAGTTATTAACAATAATCTTCCTACTAATTTCATTTAGTATATTTCTTTTTCGATTAAACTTTTTTAATTCTGAACAAGAGTCTACCCTTTCTTTAAAAAGGAAATTGAAAATTCCTACTGACAGCAAAAATGTAACCCAAGAGATTCCCAATAATCAACTTCCTCAACAAAATTTTTTTCAAGGAGTAACGGTTTTTCAAGAGGATAAAAATAACTTTATCAGATTTAATTTTACTAATTTAGATAAAAGTGAAGTAAAGGTACTAGACGACAATGAAAATATTAAAATAACAGTTAATAGTGTACAAAACACTGAAGACTTTTTAAATATCTCCCATCTAATAAACAATGTGAAAATAAAAGTAGATAGGAAAACTATTACCTTCCATTTAGATAAAAGGCCTTTAGAGGAAAGGGGACAAAGGTATTTAATCCAACAAACCCCCCAATATATCCAACTTAAGATTTTATCACCAGGTTTACAAGGGAGAAGAATTGTCATTGACCCTGGCCATGGAGGTATTGACCCAGGAGCTGTGGGTTCAACTGGTATTACAGAAAAAGAGGTGGTATTACCCATTGCCCTAAAACTTAAAGAATTACTCCAAAAAGAAGGGGCAGAAGTGATTTTAACTAGATATACCGATGAACGTCCTTTTCCCGGCACTTATCACAATGATTTAATACAGAGGGTTGAATTTGCAGCAAACTTCAATGCAGATATGTTTATATCTTTACACAATAATGCCAATGATATAAAAAGTGTAAGGGGTATTGAAACATTGTACAATAAAAACACCTTAAATGGCCTACAATCCCGGGAATTAGCTATATTAGTACAACAACATCTAGTATCAGCCTTCACCGCTAGAGATCGGGGAGTGGTAAATCGCAATAATATTCAACTTAGGGGAGAAAATTTCATATCTGTCCTTCCTGAAATCTTATTTATAACTAATCCTGAAGATGAAAAAATAATTTTAAGGGCAGATTTTGCAGAAAAAGCGGCCCAAAGTTTGTTTAATGCCATTAAAGAGTATTATTCCAACTAG
- the asnS gene encoding asparagine--tRNA ligase has product MVETRIADIAKHEGQEVIIKGWLYNKRSSGKIQFLQIRDGSGFIQGVMVKNEVGEEIFNKVKEITQESSIIVYGTVKREERAPSGFELLLKDVELVHLAPTYPIAKKEHGVDFLMDHRHLWLRSPRQVAIMRVRNTIVNAAREFFDKNGFTLIDAPILTPSACEGTTNLFETEYFDTKAYLSQSGQLYMEAAAMALGKVYCFGPTFRAEKSKTRRHLIEFWMIEPEMAYVEFEENLQVQEQFVSYIVEKVLEKNRQDLKVLDRDISKLENIKAPFPRITYDDAIKLLQEKGEDIQWGDDFGAPHETIIAESFDKPVFVTHYPTDIKAFYMKPHPQRPEVVLAADLIAPEGYGEIIGGSERIADLDLLLKRIEEHNLPKEAYQWYIDLRTYGSVPHSGFGLGLERTVAWICGLDHVRETIPFPRLLNRLYP; this is encoded by the coding sequence ATGGTAGAGACGAGAATAGCCGATATAGCCAAACATGAAGGACAGGAAGTAATAATTAAAGGTTGGCTTTATAACAAAAGATCTTCCGGTAAAATCCAGTTTTTACAAATCCGTGATGGTTCTGGATTTATCCAAGGTGTAATGGTAAAAAATGAAGTAGGGGAAGAAATCTTCAATAAAGTTAAAGAAATTACCCAAGAATCTTCCATCATCGTCTATGGTACAGTAAAAAGAGAGGAAAGGGCACCTAGTGGTTTTGAATTATTATTAAAGGATGTAGAACTCGTTCACTTAGCCCCTACATACCCAATCGCTAAAAAAGAACATGGGGTGGACTTCCTAATGGACCACCGCCATCTCTGGCTCCGTTCCCCTCGACAAGTGGCGATCATGAGGGTAAGAAACACCATTGTCAATGCTGCCAGAGAATTTTTCGATAAAAATGGCTTCACTTTAATTGATGCTCCAATTTTAACCCCTTCCGCTTGCGAAGGAACTACTAACCTCTTTGAAACTGAATACTTTGATACTAAAGCATATCTATCTCAAAGTGGACAATTATATATGGAAGCAGCGGCTATGGCTTTAGGAAAGGTTTACTGCTTTGGTCCGACATTTAGGGCAGAAAAATCTAAAACCCGCCGTCACCTAATTGAGTTTTGGATGATTGAACCGGAAATGGCCTATGTAGAATTTGAAGAAAATTTACAAGTTCAAGAACAATTTGTTTCATATATCGTAGAAAAAGTTCTAGAAAAAAATCGCCAAGACCTTAAAGTACTAGATAGGGATATTTCTAAATTAGAAAACATTAAAGCTCCTTTCCCTAGAATTACTTATGATGATGCAATTAAATTATTACAGGAAAAAGGTGAAGATATTCAATGGGGAGATGACTTTGGAGCCCCCCATGAAACAATAATTGCCGAATCCTTTGATAAACCGGTGTTTGTTACCCACTACCCCACTGATATAAAAGCCTTTTACATGAAACCCCATCCTCAAAGGCCAGAGGTAGTATTGGCAGCTGATTTAATTGCCCCTGAAGGATATGGAGAAATAATTGGCGGTAGTGAAAGGATTGCTGATTTAGACCTGCTTTTAAAGAGGATTGAAGAACACAATCTTCCAAAGGAAGCTTACCAATGGTACATTGATTTAAGGACCTATGGCTCTGTACCCCACTCCGGTTTTGGCCTAGGTTTAGAAAGGACAGTAGCTTGGATTTGTGGATTAGATCATGTCAGGGAAACTATTCCATTCCCAAGATTATTAAACAGACTTTACCCATAA
- a CDS encoding DnaD domain protein — protein sequence MFITRGNYQGDTIVKYQLLELYQPLLGYEAIALWIYLKHCINNNLNMSFKEIYQKLQMSETTGTIAFKLLLKYQLIKQEKDKLVLLEPMSSNQFIKFVKDNENIDIETKKRFFTLVESYLEPKEEVLLGSGETPAIENSDEITVIQREDELVARFIKECKFHPTKQLRQLFDDWFYHIKDFRLLEELLIRTKNKIETDGIKGCPSKYADKIVKEWLLMGIKTYEDLNKKDQAFKQNWEVYRMVEKELNKGYDTLTPEEKNMINLWLKGDKTLEALSPTLIQETIKLIIRHGFYKGKGSPTVAFVNKIINKLQRAKVKSISEVEQYLLPKTNNKETLEKKTFTHEHSKSDLEEAIRRKTLLSYGLNGEGNS from the coding sequence ATGTTTATAACTAGGGGCAATTATCAGGGAGATACAATAGTTAAATATCAGTTGTTAGAATTATATCAACCTTTATTGGGCTATGAGGCCATAGCCCTTTGGATATATTTAAAACACTGTATTAACAATAATCTAAACATGTCCTTTAAAGAAATTTACCAAAAATTACAAATGTCTGAAACGACTGGAACTATAGCCTTTAAGCTTTTACTTAAATATCAGTTAATTAAACAAGAAAAGGATAAACTGGTTTTGTTAGAACCTATGTCTTCCAACCAGTTTATTAAATTTGTAAAAGATAATGAGAATATTGATATCGAAACGAAAAAAAGATTTTTTACTTTAGTAGAAAGTTATCTTGAACCTAAAGAAGAAGTGTTATTAGGAAGTGGAGAAACTCCTGCTATAGAAAATAGTGATGAAATTACAGTGATTCAGCGTGAAGATGAATTAGTAGCCCGCTTTATCAAAGAATGTAAATTCCACCCCACGAAGCAATTGAGACAGTTATTTGATGATTGGTTTTATCACATCAAGGACTTTAGGCTTTTAGAAGAACTATTAATTAGAACTAAAAATAAAATAGAAACTGATGGTATAAAGGGTTGTCCTAGTAAATACGCTGATAAAATCGTTAAAGAATGGTTGCTGATGGGAATAAAAACTTACGAGGATTTAAATAAAAAAGACCAAGCATTTAAACAAAATTGGGAAGTTTATCGGATGGTAGAAAAAGAGTTAAATAAAGGATATGATACTTTAACTCCTGAAGAAAAAAATATGATAAATCTTTGGTTAAAAGGGGATAAAACCTTAGAAGCTTTAAGTCCTACATTGATCCAAGAAACGATAAAATTGATAATCAGACATGGATTTTATAAAGGTAAAGGTTCCCCTACTGTAGCCTTTGTCAATAAAATAATCAATAAATTGCAAAGGGCTAAAGTCAAGTCAATATCAGAAGTGGAACAGTATCTCCTGCCTAAAACTAACAATAAAGAAACCCTAGAAAAAAAGACTTTCACCCATGAACACAGCAAATCTGATTTAGAAGAAGCTATTAGAAGGAAAACACTATTATCTTATGGCCTCAATGGGGAGGGAAATAGTTGA
- the mgtE gene encoding magnesium transporter, producing the protein MALEKQAWEKILRYLRIRDKERTDILDDLLPQDLAEQIYSLPNEEKVEIFGLLNNEEAAIILGEMELEQQAKILSLLSPKVAADILSEMPYDDMTDLLGELKEDLKNKILSYMQSDDAEEVRELLEYPKDSAGGIMTTEFIAFKETLTVKEAIKTLRELAPSAETAYYIYVVDEDEKLVGVVSLRELIIADENQILREIMRTNVVSVQVDTDQEQVAQMVQKYNFLAIPVTDKDNKLLGIITVDDIMDVIEEETTEDIYHLVGTSEVEGTTLVEAKPISIAKTRLPWLIICLLGGLFSGSVISVYEETLNAIVALAFFIPVIMDMGGNVGSQSSTVFVRGVATGEIPANKMFRYFLKEIRVGLIMGLICGLTIALAASLWQGLPILGLVVGISMFCTVTLAATIGTLVPLIFTRFGIDPAVTAGPFVTTIKDVTGLLIYFYIATVFMEYLM; encoded by the coding sequence ATGGCATTGGAAAAACAAGCATGGGAGAAAATATTACGCTATTTAAGGATAAGGGATAAAGAACGAACGGATATACTAGACGATCTACTACCCCAAGATTTAGCAGAACAAATTTATAGTTTGCCAAATGAAGAAAAAGTAGAGATATTTGGTTTATTAAATAATGAAGAAGCAGCAATTATTTTAGGTGAAATGGAGCTAGAACAACAAGCAAAAATACTTTCACTATTATCACCTAAAGTTGCAGCAGATATTTTATCAGAAATGCCTTACGATGATATGACTGACCTTTTAGGTGAACTCAAAGAAGATTTGAAAAACAAAATTTTAAGTTATATGCAAAGTGATGATGCTGAAGAAGTAAGGGAGCTGCTAGAATATCCTAAAGACTCTGCTGGTGGTATTATGACCACAGAGTTTATAGCCTTTAAAGAAACTTTAACTGTAAAAGAAGCTATTAAAACATTAAGGGAATTGGCACCTTCAGCGGAAACAGCTTACTATATCTATGTTGTTGATGAAGATGAGAAATTAGTAGGGGTTGTTTCATTAAGGGAGTTAATTATTGCCGATGAGAATCAAATTTTAAGGGAAATAATGAGGACTAATGTCGTAAGTGTACAAGTGGATACTGACCAAGAGCAGGTTGCTCAAATGGTACAAAAATATAACTTCCTAGCAATTCCCGTAACCGATAAAGATAATAAGCTCCTAGGTATCATTACTGTAGACGATATCATGGATGTAATAGAAGAAGAAACTACAGAAGATATCTACCACTTAGTAGGTACTTCAGAAGTAGAGGGAACTACATTAGTAGAAGCAAAACCGATCTCTATTGCAAAAACCCGTCTACCTTGGCTAATTATCTGTCTTTTAGGCGGATTATTTTCTGGAAGTGTAATTTCCGTTTATGAAGAGACATTAAACGCCATTGTAGCTTTAGCATTCTTTATTCCAGTTATAATGGATATGGGTGGAAATGTCGGTTCCCAATCTTCCACAGTTTTTGTAAGGGGAGTGGCAACCGGTGAAATACCAGCAAATAAGATGTTTAGATATTTCCTAAAAGAAATTAGAGTAGGTTTGATTATGGGGCTAATATGTGGCTTAACTATTGCTTTAGCTGCTTCTTTATGGCAAGGGTTACCTATCTTAGGATTAGTAGTTGGAATTTCTATGTTTTGTACAGTGACTTTGGCAGCAACTATTGGTACATTAGTGCCTTTAATCTTTACGAGATTCGGTATTGATCCAGCTGTTACTGCAGGTCCCTTTGTAACAACCATTAAAGATGTAACGGGATTATTGATTTACTTCTATATCGCTACAGTTTTTATGGAATATTTGATGTAA
- the surE gene encoding 5'/3'-nucleotidase SurE has protein sequence MNVMITNDDGIYAKGIDALVKGFSTKGHKVFVVAPERERSAVSQAITLHKPLRIHRVDKWDGVEAYAVNGTPTDCSKLGLTELIKEPVDLVVSGINRGPNLGTDVLYSGTVSAAIEATIIGVPAIAISLVGHEQLDYTFAAQIAEKLAVELLKQGVPKDTLLNVNVPNLPKTEIKGIAITSLGQRRYNKLFHRREDPRGNVYYWMVGEAQDYIEDKNTDVAKIKENYITISPIHFDFTKYNLMNMLENWELDQKLL, from the coding sequence ATGAATGTAATGATAACCAATGATGATGGGATTTATGCCAAAGGCATAGATGCCTTAGTAAAAGGATTTTCAACAAAAGGTCACAAAGTCTTTGTAGTTGCACCGGAAAGGGAGAGAAGTGCTGTAAGTCAAGCAATAACCCTACATAAACCTTTAAGAATACATAGGGTAGATAAATGGGATGGTGTTGAAGCCTATGCAGTAAATGGTACTCCAACTGATTGCAGTAAATTAGGTTTAACAGAATTAATAAAGGAACCGGTAGATCTGGTGGTTTCGGGAATTAATAGAGGCCCTAATTTGGGGACAGATGTTTTGTATTCTGGAACTGTTTCAGCAGCCATTGAGGCTACCATTATAGGTGTGCCAGCCATTGCCATATCTTTAGTTGGACATGAGCAACTTGATTATACCTTTGCTGCTCAAATTGCAGAAAAATTAGCGGTAGAATTATTAAAACAGGGAGTACCTAAAGATACTTTATTAAATGTCAATGTCCCCAATTTACCAAAAACAGAAATTAAAGGTATTGCCATAACTTCTTTGGGACAGAGGAGATATAATAAACTTTTCCATAGAAGGGAAGACCCTAGGGGAAATGTCTACTATTGGATGGTAGGAGAAGCTCAGGACTATATAGAAGATAAAAATACCGATGTGGCAAAAATTAAAGAAAATTATATTACCATATCACCTATCCATTTTGACTTTACAAAATATAACTTAATGAATATGTTGGAAAATTGGGAGTTAGATCAAAAATTATTGTAA
- a CDS encoding ATP-binding protein: MEELYNKMLDSDNFLNRQKTLADHQKNVEKLYLKFPDLKKLDTEIANLQKEYAIELAKKIKGEKSKDIKALQDRLDILIQQKNQFLNNNNIPVDYKEPQWNCEKCQDRGKIYTPLGVKGCDCQIDDSLIFKKRRAGLTPKIQNATFENTNFLKYLPNDRKNAETVYKVIQNYLNKLVTCIKKGQAFQEGIFIHGQTGSGKTHLLGCIANFLIQQQIDVLYVVYADLLDKIRETYNEEATETESAILRRVTSVSVLLIDDLGMEKNSEFAQKYLAQIIDHRYRNMLPTIITSNFTLSELKERSKNDMYGERVIWRLVEISHLFQLTGNLRNTL; encoded by the coding sequence ATGGAAGAATTGTACAACAAAATGCTAGATAGCGATAATTTCTTAAATAGACAAAAAACTTTGGCTGATCATCAAAAAAATGTTGAAAAACTTTACTTGAAATTCCCCGACCTGAAAAAATTAGATACAGAAATAGCTAATCTTCAAAAAGAATATGCCATAGAGTTAGCGAAAAAAATCAAAGGAGAAAAATCTAAAGATATTAAAGCTTTACAAGACCGATTAGATATATTAATTCAGCAAAAAAACCAATTTTTGAATAATAATAACATTCCAGTTGACTATAAAGAACCCCAATGGAACTGCGAAAAGTGCCAAGATCGGGGGAAAATCTATACTCCTTTAGGGGTAAAAGGATGTGACTGCCAAATCGATGATTCTTTAATTTTTAAAAAAAGAAGGGCAGGACTTACACCAAAAATCCAAAACGCCACCTTTGAAAATACCAATTTTTTAAAATACCTACCTAATGACAGGAAAAATGCAGAAACTGTATATAAAGTAATCCAAAACTATTTAAATAAATTAGTTACCTGTATTAAAAAAGGACAAGCTTTTCAAGAAGGAATTTTTATCCACGGCCAAACCGGTTCAGGAAAAACCCATCTTCTAGGTTGTATAGCTAATTTCCTTATACAGCAGCAAATCGATGTTCTTTATGTGGTATATGCTGATCTACTAGATAAAATTCGAGAAACGTACAATGAAGAAGCTACAGAAACAGAAAGTGCCATATTACGTAGGGTTACCTCAGTTTCTGTATTACTCATTGACGATTTAGGGATGGAAAAAAATTCTGAATTCGCTCAAAAGTATTTAGCTCAAATAATTGATCACCGTTATCGCAATATGTTACCAACAATCATAACATCTAATTTTACTTTATCTGAGTTAAAGGAAAGAAGTAAAAATGATATGTATGGTGAAAGGGTAATTTGGCGGCTAGTGGAAATTAGCCATTTATTCCAATTAACAGGAAACTTGCGGAACACACTTTAA
- a CDS encoding DnaB-like helicase C-terminal domain-containing protein: protein MNYEAILNEIKDKINIVDYIGQFTELKKRGNLYQGKCVLHNDKDTPSLTVYDETQSFYCFGCKAGGGVIDFVKEYYNFDFNEAVEFLAEKAGIQLTHIDLSVYRKKKAKVQQNQAQLEASKEAMIKKANFGKEYLKLRGFTERTVNDFELGYDDKNNSIVIPIHDGMGKVVGFSNRFLDEGVEPKYKNSRNDEIFNKGELLYNLHRGRKHLTDTLYVVEGYFDVMSLWQSGFLSSVGIMKDVLTEQQAKIIAKLCKGKEYKAGKTIVLIPDNDSTGMKSVEKNKKLLLDEEPTLDIRVAIPEHPYKDVNDILKAEGEEGVKRLLERTVYADYFILKYLLNEQKTVEKEYLVAKEYITQNVYNEMVAEDLIKYLAERWSKTVLQVREYLEISKGKTKGKMPHNTFIEKQVLGILLEHPGKIDEVADVLIPDLFYDKQNRFIYEIILNQYQKTGEVSQVHLYLELQKRESIDKIQNLFTELTSNAPPPSEIHKGVGILKDLYLKRKLYKAVEQIGDLVTENEEASVDSIASQAQELIFQATDINTNQKTIYDINELLANRLEEYVKRKEGLTPRGLQTGFMSLDSLTNGFKNKHLIVLAAATSTGKTAFSLNIVRNVIKRNIPVAFISLEMSAEEIMDRLIIQELMIDNQRYERGELGDKEFSDFVQNLNLLYNLPLRISDERGINVSQIRARLRRMKAQMGGLGLVVIDYLQTIAIPENSANQTTARAVGEIVLQLRNLAAELDTPIILLSQINRSYSQRQDKRPQVSDLRESGNIEEFADMIIFLYRHAKTSLQAFEEAKAEGRENEVEIIVAKNRTGKTGTTTLIFDDRYLRYIDPLGESLEKTAPR from the coding sequence TTGAATTATGAAGCTATCTTAAATGAAATAAAAGATAAAATAAATATTGTAGATTATATAGGACAGTTCACAGAGCTGAAAAAAAGGGGGAACCTTTATCAAGGCAAATGTGTTCTTCACAATGACAAAGATACCCCCTCACTAACGGTCTATGATGAAACCCAAAGTTTTTATTGTTTTGGTTGTAAAGCCGGTGGAGGAGTTATAGACTTTGTAAAGGAATATTATAATTTTGATTTCAATGAAGCAGTAGAATTTTTGGCGGAAAAAGCAGGTATTCAATTAACCCATATTGACCTATCTGTATATCGCAAAAAAAAGGCTAAAGTTCAACAAAATCAAGCACAATTAGAAGCTTCTAAAGAAGCTATGATAAAAAAGGCAAATTTCGGTAAAGAGTACTTAAAACTTAGGGGTTTTACCGAACGAACGGTGAATGATTTTGAATTAGGATATGATGATAAAAACAATTCTATAGTAATCCCAATCCATGATGGTATGGGTAAAGTAGTGGGATTTAGTAATCGCTTTTTAGATGAAGGGGTAGAACCTAAGTATAAAAATTCTAGAAATGATGAAATTTTTAATAAAGGGGAACTGCTATATAACCTCCACAGAGGAAGAAAACACCTAACCGATACCCTTTACGTGGTAGAAGGTTATTTTGATGTCATGAGTTTATGGCAAAGTGGTTTTTTAAGCTCAGTAGGGATTATGAAGGATGTCCTAACAGAACAGCAAGCCAAAATAATTGCTAAATTGTGTAAAGGCAAGGAATATAAAGCAGGGAAAACCATTGTTTTAATTCCCGATAATGACTCTACTGGCATGAAAAGTGTTGAAAAAAATAAAAAATTGCTATTAGATGAAGAACCCACATTAGACATCCGGGTAGCTATCCCTGAACATCCATATAAAGATGTTAACGACATATTAAAAGCCGAAGGGGAAGAGGGAGTTAAAAGGCTTTTAGAAAGAACCGTTTACGCCGATTATTTTATTTTAAAATATCTACTAAATGAACAAAAAACCGTTGAAAAGGAATATTTAGTTGCTAAAGAATATATCACTCAAAATGTCTATAATGAAATGGTTGCAGAAGACTTAATTAAATATTTGGCGGAACGTTGGTCAAAAACGGTTTTACAGGTTAGAGAATATTTAGAGATCTCAAAGGGAAAAACTAAAGGTAAAATGCCCCACAATACCTTTATAGAGAAGCAGGTTTTGGGAATACTGTTGGAACATCCGGGAAAAATTGACGAAGTTGCCGATGTTTTAATCCCTGACCTCTTTTATGATAAGCAAAATAGATTTATTTATGAAATTATCCTTAATCAATATCAAAAAACAGGGGAAGTATCACAAGTACACTTATATTTAGAATTGCAAAAAAGGGAATCTATAGATAAAATCCAAAACTTATTTACAGAACTAACTTCAAATGCTCCTCCACCATCAGAAATCCATAAAGGTGTAGGGATATTAAAGGATTTATATTTAAAGCGAAAACTCTATAAAGCTGTAGAACAAATTGGAGATTTAGTTACCGAAAATGAAGAAGCTTCTGTAGACAGTATCGCTTCCCAAGCCCAAGAGCTAATTTTTCAAGCTACTGATATAAATACTAACCAAAAAACTATCTATGATATTAATGAATTACTAGCCAATAGATTAGAAGAATATGTCAAAAGGAAGGAAGGATTAACTCCCCGGGGACTTCAGACCGGTTTTATGTCCCTAGATAGCTTAACAAATGGTTTCAAAAACAAACATTTAATAGTTTTAGCTGCCGCTACTTCTACCGGTAAAACTGCCTTTAGTTTAAATATTGTAAGGAATGTAATTAAGAGAAACATCCCTGTGGCCTTTATCAGTCTTGAAATGAGTGCAGAAGAAATTATGGACAGACTTATTATCCAAGAGTTGATGATTGATAACCAAAGGTATGAGCGGGGTGAATTAGGGGATAAAGAATTTAGTGATTTCGTCCAAAACCTAAATCTATTATACAATTTACCGTTAAGAATCAGTGATGAAAGGGGTATTAATGTCTCCCAAATAAGGGCTAGATTAAGGAGAATGAAGGCACAAATGGGGGGATTAGGTTTAGTTGTCATCGATTATCTTCAAACTATAGCTATCCCTGAAAATTCTGCTAACCAAACTACCGCCAGGGCGGTAGGGGAGATAGTTCTTCAATTGAGGAATCTAGCCGCTGAATTAGATACGCCAATTATCCTCCTTTCCCAGATAAACCGCAGTTATTCCCAGAGACAAGATAAAAGACCACAAGTTTCAGATCTTAGGGAATCTGGAAATATTGAAGAATTTGCCGATATGATTATCTTCCTTTATCGGCATGCCAAAACTAGTTTACAGGCCTTTGAAGAAGCAAAGGCGGAAGGCAGGGAAAATGAAGTAGAAATTATCGTAGCAAAAAATAGGACTGGAAAAACAGGAACTACTACTTTGATCTTTGATGACAGATATTTAAGATATATTGATCCATTAGGGGAATCTTTAGAAAAAACTGCACCTAGGTAG
- the deoC gene encoding deoxyribose-phosphate aldolase, which yields MGKHFDKDLASIIDHTLLKAQGTKEEIVKLCQEAKEYGFATVCVNPCYIELAKKELSGSNVGITTVIGFPLGASTTEVKRFETKDALDKGATEIDMVLNVGMMKSGDYDFVLNDIKAVVEEAKGRGIVKVILETCYLTEQEIEKACQLAMEAGADFVKTSTGFGTNGATVEHIQLMRKIVGENKGVKASGGIRNKEVAEAMVKAGANRIGASSSIAIVEGKEASQGIY from the coding sequence ATGGGAAAACACTTTGATAAAGATTTGGCTTCAATAATTGACCATACTTTATTAAAAGCACAAGGGACAAAAGAAGAAATTGTTAAATTATGTCAAGAAGCAAAGGAATACGGTTTTGCCACTGTATGTGTAAATCCCTGCTACATAGAATTGGCTAAAAAGGAATTGTCAGGAAGTAACGTGGGAATCACTACAGTTATTGGCTTTCCCCTTGGAGCTTCTACTACTGAAGTTAAGAGATTTGAAACAAAAGACGCTTTAGACAAAGGTGCTACTGAAATCGATATGGTATTAAATGTAGGAATGATGAAATCAGGGGACTATGATTTTGTTTTAAATGATATTAAAGCTGTGGTAGAAGAGGCAAAGGGAAGGGGTATAGTAAAGGTAATCCTAGAAACTTGTTATCTCACTGAACAAGAAATTGAAAAAGCTTGTCAATTAGCTATGGAAGCTGGGGCAGATTTTGTAAAAACATCTACTGGTTTTGGTACTAATGGTGCAACTGTAGAACACATTCAATTGATGAGAAAAATTGTAGGAGAAAATAAAGGGGTAAAAGCCTCTGGAGGGATAAGGAATAAAGAAGTTGCTGAAGCAATGGTTAAAGCAGGTGCTAACCGTATAGGTGCTAGCAGTAGTATAGCTATTGTAGAAGGAAAGGAAGCTTCACAAGGAATATATTAA